The following proteins come from a genomic window of Rhodothermales bacterium:
- a CDS encoding cystathionine gamma-synthase family protein, giving the protein MKLDDKKAGTKSVWAGESDGFADGSSTTPVYSTVTFAYEDLDTWKDVALGQQLGHIYSRNTNPTVQVLEEKIRVLEGAEAAVSFSTGMAGISNLLFALLKPGDRVVSIRDSYGGTSRIFLEHLPRFGIDAVLVDTTDVEAIEREVAKGCALLYLESPTNPTLKVMDLERLSAAARKVGAITVCDNTFATPINQNPIQHGVDLVVHSATKYLGGHSDVMCGLVCGRKDLVQRIFAFREITGASLHPDSAYMVIRGMKTLELRVERQNASALRIARWLKQQPKVERVFHPGLEDDPGHAVAARQMRGFGGMLAFELKSGADGVARMLHAMELRHLAASLGSVSTLVGPPSVTSHVELTAAQRKELGISESLVRYSVGIENVEDLLDDLERGLRAV; this is encoded by the coding sequence ATGAAATTAGACGACAAGAAGGCCGGCACGAAGTCGGTCTGGGCAGGAGAGTCGGATGGGTTCGCCGACGGCAGTTCGACGACGCCCGTTTACTCGACGGTGACGTTCGCCTACGAGGATCTGGACACCTGGAAGGACGTGGCACTCGGGCAGCAGCTCGGCCACATCTACAGCCGCAACACGAACCCCACGGTCCAGGTCCTGGAGGAAAAGATCCGGGTCCTGGAAGGGGCGGAGGCCGCCGTCTCGTTCTCGACGGGCATGGCGGGCATTTCCAATTTATTGTTCGCGCTGCTTAAACCGGGCGATCGGGTCGTCTCCATCCGGGATTCCTACGGCGGTACGAGCCGGATATTTCTGGAGCATCTTCCGCGTTTCGGGATCGATGCGGTGCTCGTCGACACGACGGACGTGGAGGCCATTGAGCGGGAGGTCGCCAAGGGATGCGCTCTGCTGTATCTGGAATCTCCCACCAATCCGACGCTGAAGGTCATGGACCTGGAGCGGCTGTCGGCAGCGGCCCGGAAGGTGGGAGCCATCACGGTGTGTGACAACACGTTCGCGACGCCCATCAACCAGAACCCCATCCAGCACGGCGTGGACCTGGTGGTCCACAGTGCGACCAAATACCTGGGCGGGCACTCGGACGTGATGTGCGGCCTGGTCTGTGGCCGGAAGGACCTGGTGCAGCGGATATTTGCCTTCCGGGAAATCACGGGCGCGTCGCTGCATCCGGATTCGGCCTACATGGTCATTCGCGGCATGAAGACGCTGGAATTGCGGGTGGAACGGCAGAACGCGAGTGCGCTCCGGATTGCCCGCTGGCTGAAGCAGCAACCGAAGGTCGAACGGGTGTTCCATCCCGGGCTGGAGGACGACCCGGGGCATGCCGTGGCCGCCCGGCAGATGCGGGGCTTCGGCGGGATGTTGGCGTTCGAGCTGAAGTCGGGAGCCGACGGCGTGGCGCGGATGCTGCATGCCATGGAATTGAGGCACCTGGCGGCCAGTCTGGGTTCGGTGAGCACGCTTGTTGGCCCCCCCTCGGTGACGAGTCACGTCGAACTCACGGCCGCGCAGCGCAAGGAACTCGGGATTTCCGAAAGCCTGGTCCGTTATTCGGTCGGCATAGAAAACGTGGAAGATCTGTTGGACGATCTGGAGCGGGGGCTCCGTGCAGTCTGA